The Ziziphus jujuba cultivar Dongzao chromosome 12, ASM3175591v1 sequence attaattaaaaaaaatcaacctcCGCGACCCAATTTCAGCATACCCTGTGTTTCTTATCAAACATGATGGCCATCGTCACTTTATGTCGTTGTAATCCTTTCTAATTGTCCACCCAACTTTTGTGTCTTTTACTGGATAATTTACTACTAATTAAAGTAGACCATGTATTTTAACAAAGATGAAGTTGAATTTTCCATTGTGTGCCTTCCTCCTATACCCTCTTTCTTGCATTTGCTAAATTGCCAATAATTTGCTGATCATCACGTACggcatataatataaaatatatttaagttcTAATTTAATGAGCTCTATACAAAGCTAATATGATGGTGGgcaatataaaagtaaaatcagAATGAGTCAGgcaaaaatataggataaatTTCAACACATTTTCTCTTTTGCCCAATATTGTCCACATACTAATAATGCAGCCCataattagacaaaaaaaaacaccagaaaaaaaaattatacatctattacaaataaataatgggTTGTTGAATATGTCTGTTTTCTTGGTACGGTAAGGGTACATATATATGGACAAGTTCTTTATAATAGCAAACAGAGAAATAACTGAAGAGTGATTGTTAGGAATTCTGTTCGGATGCATCTCTTACCATATAATAGCCTTTGTTGTATTCGTTATTCTTATACTGTGTTAGGTTCTATATAGGAAATagcaaaggaaaaagaaaagaaaagaaagggacAAAAGAAACGTGCAAGTGGAGAAGCAATTTGAAGcacgaaaaaaaataaaaagaacttttgtaattgcccttcttttttttttttttttttctctttttgaaaaGCCCTTTTTTTATGTAACGTTTGGTTGttaggtaatatatatatatatatatatatgaataaggAAATCTGTTaactttatgatatatatatatatatatatatatatatatatatgtatatatgttatagattttttttttttcttaaatgcaTGAGTGATGGGCGACTCATGAATAGATAAATTtgtccttgtttttttttttttgtggtaaataaatttgtccTTGTTTAACTCTTCTCTATGTGTGGAGAGGAATAGATAGCCCACTATAGTAGTatcttatttttgtatatataagtTGGTGGTCATTTCCCACCTCTTGTACTATACGCATTGTATGTGAGCAACCAAATCTCCAGCGAAATTCAACGTGTTAGACGATCTGCCGAgaaatacaaacaaaatacaTAAAGGAAAGCTCTATCACTAGCTACAACATTGAAatgtttgttcctttttttttttttttttttttttttttttgggggttgaAAGGAGTTGAacgtgtttatatatatatattcacggCATAGAGACACTTAGCGTGTGCATGGTTTTTCAACCACACATTGTTAACGGATGGATAATGTTAGGTCAATTTTACAgtttattacacatatttttTCAAGATAAATTGGTAGCCACTCCGCACCTTATAATTATATGGGCCATCTTAAAGCATCCAGATATAtcaatatatcaattattaaacTCTGTTATAACTTTCGTCAGTAAAAATATCCGAAGTGCCATTTAGCTGAACGGCCACTAAAATTCGATTATATGTAAAgccattcaaatatatatatatatatatatataaagatgtaAAGCTAGTATGTAAATTCATTGTTTCTCATTTAGATTCAAGTTTGTATCAAACTTCTAGAGAAGTTTATGTGATGAGATCAAAACATGAAAATCATAAGATATGGATAGTTAACTAtgaatcaattttaattaaataattgccAAACGCATATAGAATATGGTGAGAGTCAAACTGTCTATGTATGatgtcatatattatattatattatatatacagttAGATATGTCAACGTTATCGATAAAAGTGGAAAATCAAGTTAAACACGTAAAACAATATAGTAACATCATATTGCAAAACATAATCTAAGTTAGAATTCCAATGTAAATATCGTTCATAAGCACAATTTGTTCCTGCCACATCGACACTTCaaacatataattaataaaattatcatgAATAAATAAGCTGACACATAAACCCAAATGAAGTTACATCCTCCATTCTGAAGCCACATATATATTAGGTTGTCTAGTTTAAAACCAACAACCATCTCTACTTCTTTCCTATCCATTAATACATAGACATATAGTTTTAATCTCCTAGAAACTATCACTAGGGTCGATTAACtataattctaattaatttttatgtttctagaccttttttttttttatttgggaatACTgtaagtctatatatatatatatatatatatgtaaaatcaaaCATATGGATTGTACCTTATTACAccccaaaacaaaaatcagtacaatatatatatatataaaatcaaacatatGGATTGTACCTTATtacactccaaaataaaaatcagtacaatatttatttaactaCAATCCAATATAATCTAATTCAACATATATTTCTAATATGGTACTGACAAATTTATACTATAATTTAGAAACCGCTGACAGTGAATCCTCCATCAACACTAATAACTTGTCCATTAACGTAAGAAGCAGCAGGAAGGCAAAGGAATGCCACCAGCGAAGAAACTTCGTTAGCCTCGGCGAGGCGGCTGATAGGATTTCTCATTATAAGTGGAAAATAACGACGGATAGAGTCAACCAATTTCAAAATGTGAGAttgtgataaaaattttaaaaaccgaaAAATATTAAGGATTAGGGTTTTGACACCGTCTACAGGTTTTAAGATCCCATTATTAACAGCCCATGGTGCTACTGCATTTGTTCGAATAGAGTCTTTTGCCCATTCGCATGCCAAATTTCTCGTAAGTTGATTGATTgctcctatatatatacacaaaacatagaattatataaaaatgtatacaaagatgttttttttttttttttttaatgggtttgaATCAAGAGGtgccagaattttttttttctttttatttttttttactaaataataaatatgaaagaaGTACTAGTACTTGCCTTTGGATGCTGCATAAATACTAACTTTGGGCAAAGCAATGAGACCAGAAATGGAGGAAACAAAAACAATACTTGCAGATCCTGAAGCTTTCAAGAGAGGGTGAGCAAGTTGGCATAGGTGGTAAGGAGATTCAACATTGAGTGTCATTATTGATGAGAAATCTTCAAGTGTGTGATCTTTTGCATCTTTAAGCGTAACTTTTGCAACATTGTTTACCTGAGGCAGcacaaattgtttattaattccttaccaaacactttttttttattttgcccaATTGAGGAAAATAAAACTCTTTACTGGGAAAATTcgatatatgataaattttattgtcCAACTATTTAAGAACCAAAGCTTGGCCCATCAAGCGTTTGTAGTCCAACGGTTAGGATAATTGCCTTCCAAGCAATAGACCCGGGTTCGACTCCCGGAAAACGCAGATTCTGAGTTTTGTTAACATTTATCCTTTTTATTcaccctcaaaaaaaaaaaaagaataaataaatgaaacttACAAGGATATTGAGCTTGCCATGAAAAATAGAAGAGACAGTGTTTATGAGTTGCTCCCTTTGGGTGGCAAAAGTAAGGTCACAAAGTGAGGCAGTGACTTGATAGCCTTTACTCTCCCATTCTGGTAGCCTCTCATCGATTTCCTTTTGGCTCAAAGAACATGTATGTATGGTTGCCCCAAGTCCTGCTAGCTCTTCTACAATCGCATATCTGAACAACAAGATTCAAATACAATACTTGTTAACATGCAGGTAGAGAAAAATggaatgaagaaagaaaaaaaaaattatgctatactttataatataattagtaattacTAACCCAATACCACTTGTTCCACCAGTGAC is a genomic window containing:
- the LOC107429601 gene encoding tropinone reductase homolog At2g29290 — translated: MEKTEPSFQHERWSLKGMTALVTGGTSGIGYAIVEELAGLGATIHTCSLSQKEIDERLPEWESKGYQVTASLCDLTFATQREQLINTVSSIFHGKLNILVNNVAKVTLKDAKDHTLEDFSSIMTLNVESPYHLCQLAHPLLKASGSASIVFVSSISGLIALPKVSIYAASKGAINQLTRNLACEWAKDSIRTNAVAPWAVNNGILKPVDGVKTLILNIFRFLKFLSQSHILKLVDSIRRYFPLIMRNPISRLAEANEVSSLVAFLCLPAASYVNGQVISVDGGFTVSGF